In Vibrio gangliei, a single window of DNA contains:
- the aspS gene encoding aspartate--tRNA ligase, with product MRTQYCGHLNKSLVGQSVELCGWVNRRRDLGGLIFIDMRDREGIVQVVVDPDMAEVFAEANKLRNEFCIKFTGEVRARPDSQINKDMATGEVEVFATGLEIINRSEPLPLDSNQTNSEEQRLKYRYIDLRRPEMSDRIKLRAKASSFVRRFLDDNGFLDIETPVLTKATPEGARDYLVPSRVHKGSFYALPQSPQLFKQLLMMSGFDRYYQIVKCFRDEDLRADRQPEFTQIDIETSFMTSDEVRAVTEKMVRDMWQELLNVDLGEFPVMPFSEAMRRFGSDKPDLRNPLELVDVADLVKDVEFKVFSGPANDEKGRVAVIRVPGGASLSRKQIDEYGSFVGIYGAKGLAWIKVNDLAAGVEGIQSPVAKFLNEDVIKGILERTGAQTGDIILFGADKANIVSEAMGALRIKLGLDLELTDLNAWAPLWVVDFPMFEQDDEGNLHAMHHPFTSPLGVTAEELKANPAAANSNAYDMVLNGYEVGGGSVRIHNSEMQSTVFDILGIDESEQRLKFGFLLDALKYGTPPHAGLAFGLDRLVMLLCGTDNIRDVIAFPKTTAAACPLTNAPSLANPAALEELAIAVTVAKDAAENNQE from the coding sequence ATGCGCACCCAGTATTGTGGTCACCTGAACAAGTCCCTAGTAGGACAAAGTGTTGAATTATGCGGTTGGGTAAACCGTCGTCGTGATTTGGGCGGGCTTATCTTCATTGATATGCGTGACCGTGAAGGCATTGTTCAAGTTGTGGTAGACCCAGATATGGCAGAAGTCTTTGCTGAGGCGAATAAACTGCGTAATGAATTCTGTATTAAATTCACTGGTGAAGTCCGCGCACGTCCTGATAGCCAAATCAACAAAGACATGGCAACGGGTGAAGTGGAAGTGTTCGCAACGGGTCTTGAGATCATCAACCGTTCTGAGCCATTACCGCTTGATTCAAACCAAACTAACTCGGAAGAGCAACGTCTTAAATATCGTTACATCGATTTACGTCGTCCTGAAATGAGTGATCGCATTAAATTGCGTGCTAAAGCATCCAGCTTCGTTCGTCGTTTCTTAGATGACAATGGTTTCCTTGATATTGAAACGCCAGTACTGACTAAAGCGACACCAGAAGGTGCGCGCGATTACCTAGTGCCAAGCCGTGTACATAAAGGTAGCTTTTACGCATTGCCGCAATCGCCTCAGCTGTTTAAGCAGTTGTTGATGATGTCGGGTTTTGACCGTTACTACCAAATCGTGAAATGTTTCCGTGATGAAGATTTACGTGCTGACCGTCAGCCAGAATTTACTCAAATCGATATCGAAACATCATTCATGACATCGGATGAAGTTCGTGCTGTAACAGAAAAAATGGTTCGCGATATGTGGCAAGAGCTGCTTAACGTTGACCTAGGCGAATTCCCAGTTATGCCATTCTCTGAAGCGATGCGTCGTTTTGGTTCAGATAAACCAGACCTACGTAACCCGCTGGAGCTTGTTGATGTTGCCGATTTAGTGAAAGACGTTGAATTTAAAGTCTTCTCTGGCCCTGCGAACGATGAAAAAGGCCGTGTAGCCGTAATCCGTGTACCAGGCGGTGCGTCTCTATCTCGTAAACAAATTGATGAATACGGCAGCTTCGTTGGTATTTATGGTGCCAAAGGTCTTGCTTGGATAAAAGTGAATGACCTTGCCGCTGGTGTAGAAGGCATTCAGTCTCCAGTGGCTAAGTTCTTAAATGAAGATGTGATTAAAGGCATTTTAGAGCGTACCGGCGCACAAACGGGCGATATCATTCTATTTGGCGCAGATAAAGCCAACATCGTGTCAGAAGCAATGGGCGCATTACGTATCAAGCTAGGTCTTGATCTTGAGCTAACAGATCTGAACGCATGGGCGCCACTTTGGGTGGTTGATTTCCCAATGTTTGAGCAAGATGATGAAGGCAACCTTCACGCCATGCACCACCCATTTACCTCACCACTTGGTGTAACAGCAGAAGAGCTAAAAGCAAACCCTGCGGCAGCAAACTCTAACGCTTACGACATGGTACTGAATGGTTACGAAGTTGGCGGTGGTTCAGTTCGTATTCACAACTCTGAAATGCAATCGACTGTGTTTGATATCTTAGGTATTGATGAGTCTGAACAGCGTTTGAAGTTTGGCTTCCTATTAGACGCACTGAAATACGGTACGCCACCACACGCAGGCTTGGCATTCGGTTTAGACCGTTTAGTGATGCTGCTTTGTGGTACTGATAACATCCGTGATGTGATCGCATTCCCTAAAACAACAGCAGCAGCATGTCCGTTAACTAACGCTCCAAGCCTTGCTAACCCAGCAGCGCTAGAAGAGTTGGCGATTGCGGTGACTGTGGCTAAAGACGCAGCAGAGAACAATCAAGAGTAA
- the ruvB gene encoding Holliday junction branch migration DNA helicase RuvB, with product MIEADRLIAADNPTFRDEDVIDRAIRPKRLSDYQGQDHVRDQMEIFIKAAQLRHEPLDHLLVFGPPGLGKTTLANIVANEMEVNIRTTSGPVLEKAGDLAALLTNLEENDILFIDEIHRLSPVVEEILYPAMEDYQLDIMIGEGPAARSIKIDLPPFTLIGATTRAGSLTSPLRDRFGIVQRLEYYKVKDLQHIVKRSADCLGLSMEEEGALEVARRSRGTPRIANRLLRRVRDYAEVKGNGHICSDTADKALNMLDVDNQGFDYMDRKLLLAIMEKFSGGPVGLDNLAAAIGEEKDTIEDVIEPYLIQQGYLQRTPRGRIASDRAYLHFGIDKPTL from the coding sequence ATGATAGAAGCGGATCGCTTAATAGCAGCCGACAACCCAACTTTTCGTGACGAAGACGTTATCGACCGAGCGATTCGACCAAAACGCTTGTCTGACTACCAAGGCCAAGACCATGTGCGCGATCAAATGGAAATCTTCATTAAAGCCGCGCAATTACGTCATGAGCCTTTGGACCATCTATTGGTATTTGGTCCTCCGGGTTTGGGTAAAACCACTTTAGCGAATATTGTAGCGAATGAAATGGAAGTGAATATTCGCACCACATCCGGCCCCGTGCTGGAAAAAGCAGGCGATTTAGCAGCACTGCTGACTAATCTTGAAGAAAACGATATTTTGTTTATCGATGAAATTCACCGTCTAAGCCCTGTGGTGGAAGAGATCTTGTATCCAGCAATGGAAGATTATCAACTCGATATTATGATCGGTGAAGGCCCAGCGGCGCGTTCTATTAAAATTGATCTTCCACCTTTCACGTTAATTGGTGCCACCACTCGTGCAGGCTCGTTGACGTCACCATTACGCGATCGTTTCGGTATTGTTCAGCGCCTCGAATATTACAAAGTCAAAGATTTGCAGCACATCGTAAAACGCAGCGCCGACTGTTTAGGTCTATCGATGGAAGAAGAAGGGGCGCTGGAAGTGGCGCGTCGTTCTCGCGGTACACCACGAATTGCAAACCGATTATTACGTCGCGTGCGCGATTATGCTGAAGTGAAAGGCAATGGGCACATTTGTTCTGATACCGCAGACAAAGCCTTGAACATGCTTGATGTCGATAATCAAGGTTTTGACTATATGGACAGAAAGTTGCTACTGGCTATCATGGAAAAATTCTCTGGTGGGCCGGTAGGGCTAGATAACTTGGCCGCTGCTATCGGTGAAGAAAAAGACACCATCGAAGATGTCATCGAACCTTATTTGATTCAACAAGGCTATTTACAACGAACTCCGAGAGGTCGAATAGCCAGTGATAGGGCTTATTTGCATTTTGGTATAGATAAGCCAACTCTTTGA
- the ruvC gene encoding crossover junction endodeoxyribonuclease RuvC, with translation MSIILGIDPGSRITGYGVIRQEGRHLHYLGSGCIRTSEEGLPGRLKQIYAGVSEIITQFQPDVFAIEQVFMAKNADSALKLGQARGSAIVAAVNAELPVYEYAARLIKQAVVGTGGADKAQVQHMVKSMLKLPAKPQADAADALGVAICHANTNKTLIALAGKASSARRGRYR, from the coding sequence ATGTCCATTATCCTTGGAATTGATCCAGGTTCTCGAATTACCGGTTACGGCGTGATCCGCCAAGAAGGCCGCCATTTGCATTATTTAGGCAGTGGTTGTATTCGTACCTCAGAAGAGGGGTTGCCAGGTCGGTTAAAACAAATTTATGCGGGCGTTTCTGAAATCATTACCCAGTTTCAGCCCGATGTATTCGCGATTGAGCAAGTCTTTATGGCAAAAAACGCAGATTCAGCGTTAAAGCTCGGCCAGGCTCGTGGTAGTGCTATTGTCGCAGCGGTCAATGCCGAACTGCCAGTATATGAATACGCAGCAAGGTTAATTAAACAAGCGGTAGTCGGAACCGGTGGGGCAGATAAAGCTCAAGTGCAACACATGGTGAAAAGCATGTTGAAGTTGCCGGCTAAACCTCAAGCCGATGCGGCTGATGCACTTGGTGTGGCTATCTGTCACGCCAACACCAATAAAACCTTAATAGCGTTGGCAGGGAAAGCAAGCAGTGCAAGACGTGGTCGATATCGCTAA
- the ruvA gene encoding Holliday junction branch migration protein RuvA: MIGRLRGILIEKQPPEVLIEVSGVGYEVQMPMSCFYELPNVNEEAIIYTHFVVREDAQLLYGFNTVKERALFREVIKANGVGPKLGLAILSGMTASQFVSCVEHEDVSTLVKLPGVGKKTAERLVVEMKDRLKGWVTHDLFTPATDAAPIDSADSRTSHNAEDEAVSALIALGYKPAMASKVVSQVAKADMSSEAVIREALKSMV, encoded by the coding sequence GTGATCGGTCGTCTACGCGGAATATTAATTGAAAAACAGCCACCTGAAGTTTTAATCGAAGTGTCGGGTGTGGGTTATGAAGTTCAAATGCCAATGAGTTGTTTCTATGAACTTCCCAATGTAAACGAAGAAGCGATTATCTATACTCACTTTGTGGTGCGTGAAGATGCTCAGCTATTGTATGGCTTTAATACGGTAAAAGAGCGTGCACTCTTTCGCGAAGTAATCAAAGCCAATGGCGTAGGCCCGAAACTTGGCTTAGCGATTCTATCTGGCATGACCGCGTCACAATTTGTCTCTTGTGTAGAGCATGAAGATGTTAGCACATTAGTGAAATTGCCAGGTGTGGGTAAGAAAACCGCTGAACGTCTCGTCGTTGAAATGAAAGATCGCTTAAAAGGCTGGGTAACACACGATCTCTTTACTCCGGCAACCGATGCTGCGCCGATAGACTCAGCTGATTCACGTACTAGCCACAATGCAGAAGATGAAGCCGTTAGTGCACTTATTGCATTAGGTTACAAACCAGCGATGGCATCTAAAGTAGTTTCGCAAGTCGCCAAAGCAGACATGAGTAGCGAAGCGGTGATCCGTGAAGCACTGAAATCAATGGTTTAA